In Lutra lutra chromosome 5, mLutLut1.2, whole genome shotgun sequence, a single genomic region encodes these proteins:
- the UBLCP1 gene encoding ubiquitin-like domain-containing CTD phosphatase 1: protein MALPIIVKWGGQEYSVTTLSEDDTVLDLKQFLKTLTGVLPERQKLLGLKVKGKPAENDVKLGALKLKPNTKIMMMGTREESLEDVLGPPPDNDDVVNDFDIEDEVVEVENREENLLKISRRVKEYKVEILNPPREGKKLLVLDVDYTLFDHRSCAETGVELMRPYLHEFLTSAYEDYDIVIWSATNMKWIEAKMKELGVSTNANYKITFMLDSAAMITVHTPRRGLIDVKPLGVIWGKFSEFYSKKNTIMFDDIGRNFLMNPQNGLKIRPFMKAHLNRDKDKELLKLTQYLKEIAKLDDFLDLNHKYWERYLSKKQGQ from the exons ATGGCCCTCCCTATCATCGTAAAATGGGGTGGACAGGAATATTCAGTGACCACACTTTCAGAAGATGATACCGTGCTAGATCTCAAACAGTTTCTGAAGACCCTTACAGGAGTGCTACCAGAACGCCAAAAGTTACTTGGACTTAAAGTTAAAG GCAAACCTGCAGAAAATGATGTTAAGCTTGGAGCTCTCAAACTGAAACCAAATACTAAAATCATGATGATGGGAACTCGTGAGGAGAGCTTG GAAGATGTCTTAGGTCCACCTCCTGACAATGATGATGTTGTTAACGACTTTGATATTGAAGATGAAGTAGTTGAAGTAGAAAATAG ggAAGAAAACCTACTGAAAATTTCTCGCAGAGTAAAAGAGTATAAAGTGGAAATTTTGAATCCtcccagggaagggaaaaagCTTTTGGTACTAGATGTTGATTATACGTTATTTG ACCATAGGTCTTGTGCAGAGACTGGAGTAGAATTAATGCGGCCATATCTTCACGAGTTCCTAACATCTGCATATGAGGATTATGACATTGTTATTTGGT CCGCAACAAATATGAAGTGGATTGAAGCTAAAATGAAA GAGCTGGGAGTGAGCACAAATGCAAATTATAAGATTACCTTCATGTTGGACAGTGCTGCTATGATAACAGTGCATACTCCAAGGAGAGGATTAATAGAT GTAAAGCCTCTTGGTGTTATATGGGGGAAGTTTTCGGAGTTTTACAGCAAAAAAAACACCATAATGTTTGATGACATAGGAAGAAATTTTCTAATGAACCCACAGAATGGACTAAAG ATAAGGCCTTTTATGAAAGCGCACCTAAATCGAGATAAagacaaagaacttttaaagttAACTCAGTACCTCAAGGAGATAGCAAAATTAGATGACTTTTTGGACCTAAATCACAAATACTGGGAAAG GTATCTGTCAAAGAAGCAAGGACAGTAG